A genomic window from Chiloscyllium plagiosum isolate BGI_BamShark_2017 unplaced genomic scaffold, ASM401019v2 scaf_38581, whole genome shotgun sequence includes:
- the LOC122546512 gene encoding proteoglycan 4-like, translating into LPALDPVSRCSFSSDGLTHSTSIPAGSDQGPDTPVRIELSPGAVREVVVDPADSFLYPPTSRRLDFSNQYPALAVQVAEESARRESLTSLQQKAPSSLSSESVSRRVERLLSEFESAPDSVVHDPVPFCPSLSGGEVPAISPMEAVVQMTREGVEPFPPPIESRPLPRLHYNSPSWHEDHSIGLKTLREIRELLGETAVSVASQQGTLSPEIPAERLASSEDQPVTLVTVGGSEFLSQWAATIPQTINLLGGGPETGLSQVPEPPASSITELLPDRGEAEEPSKRPAVTAGRERWTQPPSTSQAGRAEPEGCSRVTAGTVPSEESSRNSLSPDTLTGCGQAAPSAVPQLPSQHKDSRTGRGQEENNTTDSLAARIANLLQHQGDTTRDSNFTRAANEEKDQAQDREQKKLLVQPPDPLSILDEEDRRKIEEIKAELRQASKNPIHSEDGCSVNGEDFSLLSDHTSSVDTGPEVELPTVPSAEFRSVNVAQSQISSQLRKLSDNQFDTTVQLRTPLRRDMEEQLKAMSLDCPVGDCVESPQSQPTKPIIAITFSSRRKTPPPNSQLSSPLPKLRVTGKQAATEPSDEDSPSLARPSRDPVSLSLRSGPKLGELCQQSDSEQRKPHLGESSVVEQSPVESGEVSSPGTLAVRKPVCTFLDPCSSSPVRTVLSHVRVTLSPKLPASSGPLPSDVPAPSQNLHPCPEDPPATGDKPLSALSPANCDASNRSCPTAWQPDAHGPPYPPLPMPVPPFYPTFLPLFDCTSESRPELRIQTAQDSNKVDVSTQTIVPSPSEVPVNAAPSSKIGEQDVLAQVQSLQPELGSPMTVSTTSHTLVPPGT; encoded by the exons GGCTGCCTGCGCTGGACCCTGTTTCTCGCTGCAGTTTTAGTTCTGATGGTCTGACCCACAGCACGTCGATCCCGGCAGGCTCTGACCAAGGGCCGGACACTCCAGTTCGTATTGAGTTGTCACCAGGAGCTGTGCGGGAAGTTGTCGTAGACCCAGCCGACAGCTTCTTGTATCCTCCCACCAGCAGGCGGCTGGACTTCTCCAACCAATACCCAGCACTCGCGGTGCAGGTCGCAGAGGAATCAGCCAGGAGGGAAAGCCTGACCAGCCTTCAGCAGAAAGCACCATCGAGCCTGAGCTCCGAGTCTGTCTCCAGAAGGGTCGAACGGCTTTTAAGTGAATTCGAAAGTGCCCCTGATTCTGTGGTCCATGATCCTGTGCCATTCTGTCCATCCCTCTCTGGAGGGGAGGTGCCTGCTATATCTCCAATGGAAGCTGTTGTACAAATGACAAGGGAAGGGGTGGAACCCTTCCCACCTCCCATCGAGAGCAGGCCGCTCCCTCGCCTACACTACAACTCCCCTTCCTGGCACGAGGACCATTCCATTGGTTTGAAGACCCTCAGGGAGATCCGTGAGCTACTGGGTGAAACAGCAGTGTCTGTGGCCAGCCAGCAAGGCACCTTGTCTCCAGAGATCCCTGCAGAGAGGCTGGCCTCCAGTGAGGACCAGCCAGTGACCTTGGTGACTGTCGGTGGCAGTGAGTTCCTATCTCAGTGGGCAGCCACGATCCCACAGACCATAAACCTACTGGGAGGGGGACCTGAGACAGGACTGAGCCAAGTCCCTGAGCCACCTGCCAGCAGCATCACTGAGCTGCTGCCAGACAGAGGAGAGGCTGAGGAACCCTCCAAGAGACCAGCTGTAACTGCAGGCAGAGAGAGGTGGACACAGCCACCTTCCACCAGCCAGGCAGGCAGGGCTGAACCTGAAGGGTGTAGCAGGGTGACTGCAGGCACTGTGCCTTCAGAGGAGAGCTCTCGAAACTCCCTGAGTCCCGACACCCTGACTGGCTGTGGACAGGCAGCACCGTCAGCCGTTCCCCAACTCCCCAGCCAGCACAAAGACAGCAGGACAGGAAGGGGCCAAGAGGAGAACAACACCACTGATTCATTGGCTGCACGGATAGCTAACCTGCTCCAACACCAGGGAGATACAACACGAGACAGTAATTTCACCAGAGCAGCAAACGAAGAAAAGGACCAAGCACAAG ATCGGGAGCAAAAGAAGCTGTTAGTGCAACCACCTGACCCACTCTCCATCCTGGATGAAGAGGACAGGAGGAAGATTGAAGAAATCAAAGCAGAATTACGACAAGCATCTAAGAATCCCATCCATTCTGAG gatggatgttcAGTAAATGGTGAGGATTTCTCTCTGCTGTCTGATCACACATCGTCTGTAGATACTGGTCCAGAGGTCGAGCTGCCCACTGTCCCATCTGCAGAGTTCCGATCTGTCAACGTAGCGCAATCCCAGATCTCCAGCCAGCTCCGAAAGCTTTCTGACAATCAGTTTGACACCACCGTACAACTGAGGACTCCCCTGCGCAGAGACATGGAGGAACAACTGAAGGCAATGTCTCTGGACTGCCctgtgggtgactgtgtggagtctccTCAATCCCAGCCAACGAAGCCCATCATTGCTATCACCTTCTCCTCGAGAAGGAagacccctccccccaactcccaGCTCAGCTCTCCCCTCCCAAAGCTTAGAGTTACTGGAAAACAAGCAGCCACTGAACCATCTGATGAAGACTCTCCGAGCTTGGCCAGGCCATCAAGAGATCCCGTCAGCCTCTCCCTGCGGTCTGGCCCCAAGCTTGGTGAGCTATGCCAGCAAAGTGACTCAGAGCAAAGGAAACCCCATCTCGGTGAGAGCAGTGTTGTTGAGCAGTCCCCTGTAGAGTCTGGTGAAGTGTCCAGCCCTGGCACTCTGGCAGTGCGGAAACCTGTATGCACCTTCTTAGATCCCTGCAGCTCCTCTCCCGTCAGGACCGTGCTTTCACATGTCCGGGTAACCCTGTCTCCTAAGTTGCCAGCTTCCTCTGGGCCTCTTCCCAGTGATGTCCCTGCGCCATCCCAGAATCTCCATCCCTGTCCAGAAGACCCACCTGCAACAGGGGACAAGCCACTGTCTGCTCTTTCTCCAGCCAACTGCGATGCTTCCAACAGGTCCTGTCCCACTGCCTGGCAACCGGATGCCCATGGGCCACCATACCCACCTCTGCCCATGCCCGTCCCACCATTTTACCCCACCTTCTTGCCCTTGTTTGACTGCACCTCTGAGAGCAGGCCAGAACTGAGGATTCAGACTGCACAGGATAGCAACAAGGTGGATGTGTCTACTCAAACGATTGTACCGTCACCATCAGAGGTGCCAGTTAATGCTGCGCCAAGCAGCAAGATTGGGGAGCAGGACGTATTGGCACAAGTCCAGTCATTACAGCCGGAGCTTGGATCACCGATGACTGTCAGCACCACCAGCCACACACTGGTTCCTCCAGGAACAG